The following are encoded together in the Humulus lupulus chromosome 5, drHumLupu1.1, whole genome shotgun sequence genome:
- the LOC133780070 gene encoding uncharacterized protein LOC133780070, giving the protein MEKTCECKRFQQDEIPCAHAIAVFAKTRLKTYDDVADYYKTTTMKATYESTVHPLLNESEWTLPETLNKIALPPKTRKPPGRPRRKRIKSRGEPKVHVKCGRCAQPGHNRKTCGNEPIPKQRNPTKPKKLDYKFVKSR; this is encoded by the coding sequence ATGGAGAAAACATGTGAGTGCAAAAGGTTCCAACAAGATGAAATACCGTGTGCACATGCAATAGCAGTATTTGCCAAAACACGGCTGAAAACATATGATGATGTTGCTGATTACTACAAAACTACAACTATGAAAGCAACATATGAGTCAACTGTTCATCCATTGCTAAATGAAAGCGAATGGACACTACCAGAGACTTTAAACAAAATTGCCCTACCCCCAAAAACAAGAAAGCCACCAGGCCGCCCTAGAAGGAAAAGAATCAAATCTAGAGGAGAACCGAAAGTGCATGTTAAATGTGGAAGATGCGCGCAACCAGGACATAATAGAAAAACATGCGGGAATGAACCAATCCCAAAGCAGCGAAACCCAACAAAGCCAAAGAAATTAGACTATAAATTTGTAAAGAGTAGATAG
- the LOC133780071 gene encoding protein FAR1-RELATED SEQUENCE 6-like: protein MLDDYGVSMGYQKAWRAREKALELARGNQDDSYQKLLIYIHMLKVSNPGTITHLVTDNKDHFKYVYLAFANSIKGWKHCRPVIVIDETYLKTSFGGTLFTASTMDANNNIFPLAFGIGDSQNVSSWLWFFTKLKETYGEREAIISDRHKSIENAINNVYPKTFHGACIFHLLNNIKVNFGVHGEDLNINFVKVEKAYRVQSFEHYMHEIDKIDTHIRPYLQKIGCHTWSRCHAPTRRYTMMTSNIAESINVALKAARTLPITTMMEDLRSLVQKWVWKNGNEANGTFTQVTTDTETVLRENFIQAIKFKVFPVNTILYQVVV, encoded by the exons ATGCTAGATGATTATGGTGTTTCAATGGGGTATCAAAAAGCCTGGAGAGCAAGAGAAAAAGCTTTAGAATTGGCAAGAGGAAACCAAGATGATTCATACCAAAAACTTCTCATCTACATTCACATGCTAAAAGTCTCGAACCCAGGTACAATAACGCACCTGGTTACAGACAATAAAGATCACTTCAAATATGTGTACCTAGCATTTGCAAATTCCATCAAAGGATGGAAACACTGCAGGCCAGTCATTGTGATAGATGAAACTTACTTGAAGACATCATTTGGAGGaactttattcactgcttcaacaaTGGATGCTAACAACAACATATTTCCATTAGCCTTTGGAATAGGAGACTCTCAAAATGTTTCATCATGGTTATGGTTTTTCACAAAGCTTAAGGAGACATATGGAGAAAGAGAAG CAATCATTTCAGACAGGCACAAAAGCATAGAAAATGCTATAAACAATGTATACCCTAAAACTTTCCATGGAGCATGCATATTCCACCTGCTAAACAACATCAAAGTCAATTTCGGTGTCCATGGGGAGGACCTAAACATAAACTTTGTGAAAGTAGAAAAGGCATACAGGGTACAATCATTTGAGCACTACATGCATGAAATAGACAAGATTGACACTCATATAAGACCGTATTTACAAAAAATTGGATGTCACACTTGGTCTAGATGCCATGCTCCAACAAGAAGATATACAATGATGACATCAAATATAGCCGAATCGATAAATGTTGCATTGAAAGCTGCAAGAACACTGCCAATCACTACAATGATGGAAGATCTTCGAAGTTTAGTTCAAAAATGGGTATGGAAAAATGGTAACGAAGCAAACGGAACATTCACACAAGTAACAACAGATACTGAAACTGTGCTTAGAGAAAACTTTATTCAGGCCATTAAATTTAAG GTCTTCCCAGTAAACACTATACTGTACCAAGTTGTGGTATAA